The Micromonospora krabiensis genome window below encodes:
- a CDS encoding SDR family NAD(P)-dependent oxidoreductase gives MAQTWFITGSSRGFGRALTTAALEAGHQVVATARTPEQLSDLVEQYGERILPVALDVTRQEAVATAVATAVERFGRVDVFVNNAGYANLAPIESGTEEDFRRQFETNFWGVYHVSRAAVPVLREQGGGTIIQFSSLGGRVGGSPGLGSYQAAKFAVDGFTRVLAAETAPFGIRTLVVEPSGFATDWAGSSMQVHDIPPEYESTVGLRRQPNPMLTAGDPVRAAEILVRMMDRRDLPSHLPIGALAVQMALDYSRRQIDEASTWEQVSRSADFEQPYPVDLPPERPATAG, from the coding sequence ATGGCTCAGACATGGTTCATCACCGGCTCGTCCCGCGGCTTCGGCCGAGCCCTCACCACCGCCGCCCTGGAGGCCGGCCACCAGGTCGTCGCCACCGCCCGTACGCCCGAGCAGCTCTCCGACCTCGTCGAGCAGTACGGCGAGCGCATCCTGCCGGTGGCCCTCGACGTCACCCGGCAGGAGGCCGTCGCGACCGCCGTCGCGACGGCGGTGGAGCGCTTCGGCCGCGTCGACGTGTTCGTCAACAACGCCGGGTACGCGAACCTCGCGCCCATCGAGAGCGGCACCGAGGAGGACTTCCGGCGCCAGTTCGAGACGAACTTCTGGGGCGTCTACCACGTGTCGCGGGCGGCGGTGCCGGTGCTGCGGGAACAGGGCGGCGGCACGATCATCCAGTTCTCGTCCCTCGGCGGCCGGGTCGGCGGTAGCCCCGGCCTGGGCTCGTACCAGGCGGCGAAGTTTGCCGTCGACGGCTTCACCCGGGTCCTCGCCGCCGAGACGGCGCCGTTCGGCATCCGTACCCTCGTCGTGGAACCCAGCGGCTTCGCGACCGACTGGGCGGGCTCCTCCATGCAGGTGCACGACATCCCGCCGGAGTACGAGAGCACCGTCGGCCTGCGCCGGCAGCCCAACCCGATGCTCACCGCCGGCGACCCGGTGCGCGCCGCCGAGATCCTGGTCCGCATGATGGACCGCCGTGACCTGCCGTCGCACCTGCCCATCGGGGCGCTCGCGGTGCAGATGGCCCTGGACTACTCGCGCCGGCAGATCGACGAGGCCAGCACGTGGGAGCAGGTCAGCCGCTCCGCCGACTTCGAGCAGCCGTACCCGGTCGACCTGCCGCCGGAGCGACCCGCGACGGCCGGCTGA
- a CDS encoding TetR/AcrR family transcriptional regulator — translation MSTTPQQRARSDEAKQLRERAILDAARALGAERSVRGVTLTDIAAAVGMHKSAMLRYFETREQIFLTLTAEGWREWSIGVRASLDALDPATPETVAATIAQSLTDRPFFCDLLSQAPLNLERNVSLDAARRFKTSVLSVVDTLVHDLRRLLGLTDRQAVDVVATATGMAGALWQMAAPGTPLRTLYETHPELAHAAVDVGPQLTRILTALLTGLGAAAGTC, via the coding sequence ATGTCCACGACCCCGCAGCAACGCGCCCGCAGCGACGAGGCCAAGCAGCTGCGCGAGCGCGCCATCCTCGACGCGGCCCGGGCCCTCGGCGCCGAACGCAGCGTCCGCGGGGTGACCCTCACCGACATCGCGGCGGCCGTCGGCATGCACAAGTCCGCCATGCTGCGCTACTTCGAGACCCGTGAGCAGATCTTCCTGACCCTCACCGCCGAAGGCTGGCGCGAGTGGTCCATCGGCGTGCGGGCGTCCCTCGACGCCCTCGACCCGGCCACCCCCGAGACCGTGGCGGCCACCATCGCCCAGTCGCTGACCGACCGGCCCTTCTTCTGCGACCTGCTCTCCCAGGCCCCGCTCAACCTCGAACGCAACGTGTCGCTCGACGCCGCCCGCCGCTTCAAGACGAGCGTCCTGAGCGTGGTCGACACGCTCGTCCACGACCTGCGCCGGCTGCTGGGCCTCACCGACCGCCAAGCCGTCGACGTCGTCGCCACCGCCACCGGCATGGCCGGCGCGCTCTGGCAGATGGCCGCACCCGGCACCCCACTGCGCACCCTCTACGAGACCCACCCCGAGCTCGCCCACGCCGCCGTCGACGTCGGCCCCCAGCTCACCCGCATCCTGACCGCCCTGCTGACCGGCCTGGGCGCCGCCGCCGGCACCTGCTGA
- a CDS encoding helix-turn-helix transcriptional regulator produces MSSRSADDQRLRDLARLRRVRDRIDRDYAKPLDVEALARGANMSAGHLSRQFRQAYGESPYSYLMTRRIERAMALLRRGDLSVTEVCFTVGCSSLGTFSTRFTELVGVPPSAYRARHAPAAPEMPTCLTKQVTRPVRNREAPGPQPQLA; encoded by the coding sequence GTGAGCAGCCGATCCGCCGACGACCAGCGCCTACGCGACCTGGCCCGGTTGCGCCGCGTCCGCGACCGGATCGACCGGGACTACGCGAAGCCCCTCGACGTCGAGGCGCTCGCCCGTGGCGCCAACATGTCCGCCGGGCACCTCAGCCGCCAGTTCCGCCAGGCCTACGGCGAATCGCCCTACTCCTACCTCATGACCCGCCGCATCGAGCGGGCGATGGCCCTGCTGCGCCGGGGCGACCTGAGCGTCACCGAGGTCTGCTTCACCGTCGGCTGCTCCTCCCTGGGCACCTTCAGCACCCGCTTCACCGAGCTGGTCGGCGTCCCGCCCAGCGCCTACCGCGCCCGCCACGCGCCCGCCGCCCCGGAGATGCCCACCTGCCTGACCAAACAGGTCACCAGACCGGTCAGGAATCGAGAAGCCCCCGGCCCGCAGCCGCAGCTAGCGTGA
- a CDS encoding beta-N-acetylhexosaminidase: protein MRRRNTLTRLLAVAALGLPIILPAAPAAATPAAPQRQLADVIPAPVETRPDARGTFTLRPHTVIRTAPGSAAAWRVGRQLAETLRPATGYPLPVLPVHSTPLPEIALLIGGADARVGQEGYQLDVTRQRVTIRARTEAGLFAGVQTLRQLLPAAIEAPTRQRATWTVPGGRIVDHPRFAYRGAMLDLARHFHTVDEINAYVDLLSQYKINYLHLHLTDDQGWRIQIDSWPRLTTVGGGPGTGVDGVGPGFLTKADYRAVVAYAAARHITIVPEIDMPGHTNAAQSTYAELNCDGVAPAPRTDIAVGYSSLCIGDELTYRFVEDVIRELAAITPGPFLHVGGDEAHATTDAEYATFMRRVLPLVAKYGKRAYGWNEVMQVDPPTDVVAQFWGTGTSNADLAEAAARGNKVVMSPANKAYLDMKYDRGTPLGLSWAAYIEVRDAYDWDPATRVAGVGEQSVLGVEAPLWSETLRSIEDIEFMAFPRLPAIAELGWSSRASHDWDSFRARLGEQAPRWRLQDVNFYPSPQVDWS, encoded by the coding sequence ATGCGTCGCCGGAACACCCTGACGCGGCTGCTGGCCGTAGCCGCACTCGGACTGCCGATCATCCTGCCGGCAGCCCCGGCCGCCGCCACGCCCGCCGCCCCGCAACGGCAGCTGGCAGACGTCATCCCCGCACCCGTCGAGACCCGCCCCGACGCCCGGGGCACGTTCACTCTCCGCCCCCACACCGTCATCCGCACGGCACCCGGCTCCGCCGCCGCGTGGCGGGTCGGTCGGCAACTCGCCGAGACGCTGCGTCCCGCGACCGGTTACCCGCTGCCGGTCCTGCCGGTCCACTCGACACCGCTGCCCGAGATCGCCCTGCTCATCGGTGGCGCGGACGCGCGCGTCGGTCAGGAGGGCTACCAGCTCGACGTGACCCGGCAGCGGGTGACGATCCGGGCCAGGACCGAGGCCGGCCTGTTCGCCGGCGTCCAGACGTTGCGCCAGCTGCTGCCCGCGGCGATCGAGGCCCCCACCCGCCAGCGCGCCACCTGGACGGTGCCGGGCGGCCGGATCGTCGACCACCCACGCTTCGCGTACCGGGGCGCGATGCTCGACCTCGCCCGGCACTTCCACACCGTCGACGAGATCAACGCGTACGTCGACCTGCTCAGCCAGTACAAAATCAACTACCTGCACCTGCACCTGACCGACGACCAGGGCTGGCGCATCCAGATCGACTCCTGGCCGCGGCTCACCACCGTCGGCGGCGGCCCCGGCACCGGCGTCGACGGCGTCGGCCCCGGCTTCCTCACCAAGGCCGACTACCGGGCCGTCGTCGCGTACGCCGCGGCACGCCACATCACCATCGTCCCGGAGATCGACATGCCGGGGCACACCAACGCCGCCCAGTCGACGTACGCCGAACTCAACTGCGACGGTGTCGCCCCGGCGCCGCGCACCGACATCGCGGTGGGCTACAGCTCCCTGTGCATCGGCGACGAGCTCACCTACCGGTTCGTGGAGGACGTCATCCGCGAGCTCGCCGCGATCACCCCGGGACCGTTCCTGCACGTCGGCGGCGACGAGGCGCACGCCACCACCGACGCGGAGTACGCCACCTTCATGCGGCGGGTGCTGCCGCTGGTCGCCAAGTACGGCAAGCGCGCCTACGGCTGGAACGAGGTCATGCAGGTCGACCCGCCCACCGACGTGGTGGCCCAGTTCTGGGGCACCGGCACCAGCAACGCCGACCTGGCCGAGGCGGCCGCCCGGGGCAACAAGGTGGTCATGTCACCGGCCAACAAGGCGTACCTCGACATGAAGTACGACCGCGGCACTCCGCTGGGCCTGTCCTGGGCCGCCTACATCGAGGTCCGCGACGCGTACGACTGGGACCCGGCGACCCGGGTCGCCGGCGTCGGTGAGCAGTCGGTCCTCGGCGTCGAGGCGCCGCTGTGGTCGGAGACGCTGCGCTCGATCGAGGACATCGAGTTCATGGCGTTCCCGCGCCTGCCCGCGATCGCCGAGCTGGGCTGGTCGAGCCGGGCCAGCCACGACTGGGACTCGTTCCGGGCGCGGCTGGGGGAGCAGGCACCCCGCTGGCGCCTGCAGGACGTCAACTTCTACCCGTCGCCGCAGGTCGACTGGTCCTGA
- a CDS encoding VOC family protein: MTISIHYAFLPHTDAEAALAFYRDTLGFEVRNDVGYDGMRWLTVGPPNQPGTSLVLHPPAVDPGITDDERRTILELIAKGSYGAVTLASDDLDALFARLEASGADVVQEPTEQPYGVRDCAFRDPTGNLIRINEVR; this comes from the coding sequence ATGACCATCAGCATCCACTACGCCTTCCTCCCGCACACCGACGCCGAGGCCGCCCTCGCCTTCTACCGCGACACGCTCGGTTTCGAGGTCCGCAACGACGTCGGCTACGACGGCATGCGCTGGCTCACCGTCGGCCCGCCCAACCAGCCCGGCACCTCCCTCGTGCTGCACCCGCCGGCGGTCGACCCCGGCATCACCGACGACGAGCGCCGCACCATCCTCGAACTCATCGCCAAGGGCAGCTACGGCGCTGTCACCCTCGCCAGCGACGACCTCGACGCCCTCTTCGCGCGTCTCGAGGCCAGCGGCGCCGACGTCGTCCAGGAGCCCACCGAGCAGCCGTACGGTGTTCGCGACTGCGCGTTCCGCGACCCGACCGGCAACCTGATCCGCATCAACGAAGTGCGCTGA